Proteins encoded within one genomic window of Cucumis sativus cultivar 9930 chromosome 3, Cucumber_9930_V3, whole genome shotgun sequence:
- the LOC101222607 gene encoding protoheme IX farnesyltransferase, mitochondrial — protein MWRNCRSFSSKLRLSSSSFDPSTTTSVPTFYRHVGVVRRALYPYSSSLYSSLSSSPSSSDPIRLGYSNSHGVRVFSSVADPSSLASAPAVSRVREVVDLARHYGSCYWELSKARLSMLVVATSGTGFVLGSGSTMDLAGLCWTCAGTMMVAASANSLNQVFEIKNDAKMKRTRRRPLPSGRITVPHAFTWATSVGLAGTAMLAAKTNILAAGLAASNLILYAFVYTPLKQIHPVNTWVGAIVGAIPPLLGWAAASGQISLNAMILPAALYFWQIPHFMALAYLCRDDYAAGGYKMFSLADASGQRTAAVALRNCVYLVPLGFLAYDWGITSGWFCLESSILTLAISATAFSFYRHCTMQKARRMFHASLLYLPVFMSGLLFHRLSDNEQTMEEDSSERMLDGLVQEDRYTAQENKTEQRQSVAQSRPPVAYASIAPFPFLPVPVYADS, from the exons ATGTGGAGAAACTGCCGGAGTTTCTCATCCAAACTCCGGCtatcatcttcatcttttgaTCCTTCAACCACAACCTCCGTTCCCACTTTCTATCGTCACGTCGGCGTCGTTCGGCGCGCCCTCTATCCTTATTCATCATCGTTGTACTCTTCCTTATCATCGTCGCCGTCCTCTTCGGATCCCATCAGACTAGGTTATTCCAATTCTCATGGAGTTCGGGTATTTTCGAGCGTTGCTGATCCATCGTCTTTGGCTTCCGCCCCGGCGGTTTCTAGAGTCAGGGAGGTCGTGGACTTAGCTCGCCACTATGGTAGTTGTTACTGGGAGCTCTCCAAGGCTCGTCTCAG TATGCTAGTTGTTGCAACTTCTGGGACTGGATTTGTTTTGGGGAGTGGAAGTACTATGGACCTTGCGGGACTTTGTTGGACTTGTGCTGGTACCATGATGGTAGCAGCATCTGCAAACTCCTTAAATCAG GTTTtcgaaataaaaaatgatgcTAAAATGAAGAGAACACGCCGAAGACCACTACCCTCAGGGCGCATCACAGTTCCACATGCATTTACCTGGGCAACTTCTGTTGGTTTAGCTGGGACTGCTATGTTAGCTGCCAAG ACTAATATCTTGGCAGCTGGTCTTGCAGCTTCAAATTTGATTCTCTATGCATTTGTATATACCCCACTCAAGCAGATTCACCCTGTCAATACGTGGGTTGGTGCCATAGTTGGTGCCATTCCACCACTTCTTGG GTGGGCTGCTGCTTCAGGACAAATATCTCTAAATGCAATGATTCTCCCTGCTGCCCTTTACTTTTGGCAAATACCCCATTTTATGGCTCTTGCATACTTGTGCCGTGATGATTATGCTGCTGGAGG GTACAAAATGTTCTCTCTTGCCGATGCTTCTGGTCAGAGAACTGCTGCAGTGGCTTTAAGAAACTGTGTGTATCTCGTTCCTCTGGGATTCTTGGCTTATGATT GGGGCATCACTTCGGGATGGTTTTGTCTAGAATCATCCATCCTCACACTTGCAATCAGTGCGACTGCATTTTCATTCTACCGACACTGCACGATGCAGAAAGCAAGGAGAATGTTTCATGCTAGTCTCTTGTATCTTCCTGTTTTCATGTCTGGACTTCTTTTTCACCGTCTTTCGGATAACGAGCAGACAATGGAAGAAGATAGTTCCGAAAGGATGTTGGATGGTCTGGTACAGGAGGATAGATATACTGCCCAAGAGAACAAAACGGAGCAGAGACAAAGTGTCGCCCAAAGTCGACCGCCTGTAGCGTATGCTTCGATTGCACCTTTCCCTTTCTTGCCTGTTCCAGTATATGCTGATTCTTGA